One window of the Sphaerochaeta associata genome contains the following:
- a CDS encoding ABC transporter permease: MASANILKQKARLSNSNILFLIAAVIFVLMYLFAIISYPASFMQFQTFFDLFNLNAPLLIMTLGLCIVMIGGGIDISIGSVCGLITMACAVYLQSESGSIGGAILIALGIGIAFGILQGYLIAYLEIQPFIITLSGLFLAQGLLTTLHKDPINVTMPAFVRLRDFEFVITWLGTRNRLGVFIPCEIKPGTVLVVILLVILASLMKWSRFGRNVYAVGGNMHSALMLGVNVKRTIFITYVISGLTAGIAGFVYIMTTGAGNVGNAAGAEMKAIASAIIGGTLLNGGVGNLLGAPIGTLTLLVINELIRAAGVQSNFQAMVSGLLLYFFIVLQSIIMSLRDRKSIKLTLPPWLKLSDKQQVPSNQ; this comes from the coding sequence ATGGCATCGGCGAATATACTCAAACAAAAAGCAAGACTATCGAACTCGAATATTCTCTTTCTCATCGCTGCAGTCATCTTTGTACTGATGTACCTGTTTGCAATAATCAGTTACCCGGCCAGCTTTATGCAGTTCCAGACGTTCTTCGACTTGTTCAACCTCAATGCTCCACTGCTCATCATGACATTGGGATTGTGCATCGTCATGATCGGAGGCGGCATCGACATCTCCATCGGCTCGGTGTGCGGCCTGATAACCATGGCCTGTGCGGTGTATCTGCAATCCGAGTCAGGAAGCATCGGCGGTGCCATCCTCATCGCACTGGGCATAGGCATTGCGTTCGGAATCCTGCAAGGCTACCTTATCGCCTATCTTGAGATCCAACCGTTCATCATCACCTTGTCCGGCTTGTTCCTGGCACAAGGCCTGTTGACGACACTGCATAAGGATCCGATCAACGTAACCATGCCGGCATTCGTAAGACTCAGGGATTTTGAATTTGTGATCACATGGCTGGGTACGAGAAACAGACTGGGTGTTTTCATCCCTTGTGAAATAAAACCCGGAACCGTACTTGTGGTAATTTTGCTTGTCATACTGGCATCGTTGATGAAGTGGTCGCGTTTTGGACGTAATGTCTACGCCGTCGGCGGCAACATGCACAGCGCCCTGATGCTCGGCGTCAACGTAAAAAGAACCATATTCATCACCTATGTGATCAGCGGATTGACCGCCGGCATAGCGGGCTTCGTGTACATAATGACCACAGGGGCCGGCAATGTCGGGAATGCGGCGGGAGCCGAAATGAAAGCCATAGCCTCGGCCATCATAGGAGGAACACTGCTCAACGGCGGTGTCGGGAACCTGCTGGGTGCACCGATAGGTACGTTGACGCTGCTGGTGATCAACGAACTGATCCGGGCGGCGGGTGTTCAATCGAACTTCCAAGCAATGGTAAGCGGTCTGTTGCTGTACTTCTTCATCGTACTGCAAAGCATCATCATGTCGCTGCGTGACCGAAAGAGCATCAAACTCACCCTGCCGCCTTGGCTCAAGCTTTCGGACAAGCAGCAGGTTCCAAGCAACCAGTAA
- a CDS encoding alpha/beta hydrolase family protein, with translation MKAHMAVLLVLLIALLPGCTTKTTEQEIVYVPAVKEERVDFSGYWEGSLVIGVEQSLAMGFTINSNGEGTYEALLQIPSQGLRNFKVSSIQQEHNQLAIDMEQLQATFTGTYDAGTQQIAGTFVQMGQSLPLVLAKGEVKENTRPQDPVKPYPYIAEDIYFQQEPEGFKLAGTITRPQGDGPYPAVVLVTGSGSQNRDEELLGHRPFLVLADALTRSGIVVLRYDDRGFAESEGDASAATSLDFADDAESAVHYLKSLPYVDAGNIGVLGHSEGAIIAPIVAQRNRDLAFLILMAGPGVDGVAVLEDQTAAILRAQQAPEPYIAQIVQANLAIYATILDEGKTIEERKEAVLQTLLAMGLPEDQAKAQVSALFSPWYMTFLALDPSDYLKDLALPVMVLNGAKDTQVSAALHVPAIEKALLTGGNTRNTIKVYEGLNHLFQPAQTGAPEEYENIDITIDPQVLEDVSNWIVSGRFQL, from the coding sequence ATGAAAGCTCATATGGCCGTATTGCTTGTCCTGTTGATCGCCTTGTTACCAGGATGCACCACAAAGACAACGGAACAAGAGATTGTCTACGTCCCTGCCGTGAAGGAAGAACGTGTCGACTTCAGTGGCTACTGGGAAGGATCCTTGGTCATTGGTGTGGAACAATCACTTGCAATGGGCTTCACCATTAACTCCAACGGCGAGGGAACCTATGAAGCCCTGTTGCAGATTCCGTCCCAAGGCCTGAGGAATTTCAAGGTCTCGTCGATCCAACAGGAACACAACCAGCTTGCCATTGACATGGAGCAGTTGCAAGCCACATTCACGGGAACCTACGATGCCGGGACCCAACAGATAGCAGGGACCTTTGTCCAGATGGGGCAATCGCTCCCCCTTGTTCTTGCCAAGGGAGAAGTCAAGGAGAACACACGACCGCAAGACCCCGTCAAACCGTATCCTTACATAGCCGAAGATATCTATTTCCAACAAGAACCGGAGGGCTTCAAGCTTGCAGGAACCATTACACGACCACAAGGGGACGGCCCGTACCCCGCCGTGGTGTTGGTTACCGGATCAGGATCCCAAAATCGGGACGAAGAGCTGCTTGGTCATAGGCCGTTCTTAGTACTGGCAGATGCACTGACACGTTCCGGAATTGTGGTCTTGCGCTATGATGACCGTGGATTCGCCGAGTCGGAAGGCGATGCGAGTGCCGCCACATCGTTGGATTTCGCTGACGATGCCGAATCAGCTGTACACTACCTCAAGTCCTTGCCGTATGTCGATGCAGGAAATATTGGAGTCCTCGGACATAGCGAGGGTGCCATCATCGCACCGATTGTCGCCCAAAGGAATCGTGACCTGGCATTTCTCATACTCATGGCCGGCCCCGGTGTTGATGGAGTGGCCGTACTCGAGGACCAAACAGCGGCCATTCTTAGGGCTCAGCAGGCTCCCGAGCCGTATATCGCCCAGATAGTGCAGGCAAACCTGGCCATCTATGCAACGATCCTGGATGAGGGGAAGACAATCGAGGAACGCAAGGAAGCTGTACTGCAGACACTCCTGGCGATGGGATTGCCCGAAGACCAGGCAAAGGCCCAGGTATCTGCACTATTCTCCCCCTGGTATATGACGTTCCTCGCACTTGACCCTTCCGATTACCTGAAAGACCTGGCATTGCCCGTCATGGTCCTCAATGGAGCGAAAGATACGCAAGTTTCCGCAGCACTGCATGTACCGGCTATCGAAAAGGCTTTGCTTACCGGAGGAAACACCCGCAATACGATTAAGGTATACGAGGGGCTCAACCATCTGTTCCAACCGGCACAAACCGGCGCTCCAGAGGAATATGAGAATATTGATATAACAATCGACCCACAGGTTCTGGAGGATGTCTCAAACTGGATTGTCAGCGGAAGGTTCCAACTATAA
- a CDS encoding substrate-binding domain-containing protein → MKKALGILMVLIMLGSGALFAQAQAETGLTKVGIVNLPPEESGYRQANVEDMNTVFSKANGYDAKQTNTMDNSEQIAAAKGYIRDGVDYLLISAANASGWDDTLKSAKDAGIKVILFDRAIDTAPANYQAALLSDMAYEGKKAVEWVLGLGLPKINLILIRGQMGSAAEIGRSAAVLEAAKAGKLNIVADGTGGDSWSLEEARKVVEAAIAAGKDFNVIYAQNDGMAQGAVQALQAAGISHGKGGKVKVIGFDFNRFALRNVQAGYWDADMQCNPRQAAEISKWIKSGNIPSGVIYQEELLLTTETITDELIDKWGINADPGKGVITR, encoded by the coding sequence ATGAAAAAGGCTCTAGGTATTTTGATGGTTCTGATTATGCTGGGTTCGGGTGCACTGTTCGCCCAAGCTCAGGCTGAGACCGGCCTTACCAAGGTGGGTATTGTCAATCTGCCCCCCGAAGAATCCGGATATCGCCAGGCCAACGTAGAAGACATGAACACGGTATTCTCAAAAGCCAACGGTTATGACGCAAAACAGACCAACACCATGGACAACAGCGAACAGATCGCTGCCGCGAAAGGCTACATCCGTGATGGAGTGGACTATCTCCTGATCTCAGCAGCAAACGCTTCTGGTTGGGACGACACCCTCAAGTCTGCAAAAGATGCCGGAATCAAGGTAATTCTTTTTGACCGCGCAATCGATACCGCTCCCGCCAACTACCAGGCCGCCCTGCTCTCCGACATGGCCTATGAAGGCAAGAAAGCAGTGGAATGGGTATTGGGCCTTGGTCTTCCCAAGATCAATCTGATCCTTATCCGCGGACAGATGGGTTCTGCAGCTGAAATCGGCAGAAGTGCAGCAGTACTCGAAGCCGCTAAAGCAGGCAAGCTCAACATCGTCGCCGATGGAACAGGTGGGGACAGCTGGAGTCTTGAGGAAGCCCGCAAAGTTGTTGAAGCAGCGATTGCAGCAGGCAAGGATTTCAACGTCATCTACGCACAGAATGACGGTATGGCCCAAGGTGCTGTCCAGGCTCTGCAAGCAGCAGGCATCAGCCATGGAAAGGGCGGCAAGGTCAAGGTCATCGGATTTGACTTCAACCGCTTTGCCCTTCGAAACGTCCAGGCCGGTTACTGGGATGCCGACATGCAATGCAATCCCCGCCAGGCAGCCGAAATCTCCAAGTGGATCAAGAGTGGAAACATCCCCAGTGGAGTCATCTATCAGGAAGAACTGCTGTTGACAACCGAAACCATCACCGATGAACTCATCGACAAGTGGGGCATCAACGCCGATCCAGGCAAGGGTGTAATCACCAGGTAA
- a CDS encoding response regulator produces the protein MYKVFIAEDEIVVREGLRNSIQAGSGPFVLVGEASDGEMALSIMKDVKPDILITDIRMPFVDGLSLSRIIKKILPWIKIIIISGHDEFQYAQEAISIGVDEYILKPISASDMLLTLGKLVDRIEQEKLHLSSIENLKQQAQSNSDLIRERWLYDLVTGIVKTEDALEKGGDMGLDLIAHGYLVAIIKLSISSENYAELINAKLNINSLIDHQEEVVCFSQSRDSIVLLLKQLVSEPLEETAYTLGQAIKYEVERNTKCLVTIGIGSFVERIGSLSQSYADAEKAITFSVKTGQNLIIGIHDLNTFSEIDFLKLDGSPISERLKYVKKSGINEIIAQYMTMIGTDPLQTTLISYYLLYDLMVAISRIIDELGGVVQEVIPCLSNKAQLLEMAGSKETFCDGVKSILDPFIDFRDQKAAGKYYEMIQKAKQHINLHFADQDISLHSVASIVHVSPNHFSTIFSQETGETFIEYLTRVRINTSKELLLTTSHRSADIAYEVGFGDPHYFSYIFKKHTGISPREFRTGSKCQS, from the coding sequence ATGTATAAGGTATTTATTGCAGAAGACGAAATTGTAGTACGTGAAGGGCTTCGAAACAGCATTCAGGCGGGATCGGGGCCGTTCGTTCTCGTCGGAGAAGCCTCGGACGGCGAGATGGCCCTCTCGATCATGAAGGATGTGAAACCCGACATCCTGATCACTGATATTCGGATGCCGTTTGTTGACGGGCTGAGCCTCTCCAGAATCATCAAGAAGATACTTCCCTGGATAAAAATCATCATCATCTCCGGGCACGACGAATTCCAGTACGCGCAGGAAGCAATATCAATCGGAGTTGATGAGTACATCCTTAAACCTATTTCCGCCTCGGATATGCTTCTAACGCTCGGCAAACTGGTGGATAGGATCGAGCAGGAGAAACTGCACCTTTCAAGCATTGAGAACTTGAAACAGCAGGCCCAATCCAATTCGGACCTGATCAGGGAGCGCTGGCTGTACGACCTGGTAACCGGTATTGTCAAAACCGAGGATGCACTTGAAAAAGGCGGGGACATGGGACTCGATCTCATCGCCCATGGGTACCTTGTAGCCATCATCAAGCTCTCCATCTCCTCTGAAAACTATGCAGAACTGATCAACGCCAAGCTCAATATCAACAGCCTCATCGACCATCAGGAGGAGGTGGTATGCTTTTCCCAGAGCAGGGACTCCATCGTCCTGCTGTTGAAGCAGCTTGTATCCGAACCTCTCGAAGAGACTGCATATACATTGGGGCAGGCCATAAAATATGAGGTGGAACGAAACACCAAATGCTTGGTGACAATCGGAATAGGCTCGTTCGTCGAGCGGATCGGCAGCCTCTCCCAATCCTATGCCGATGCGGAAAAGGCCATTACCTTTTCTGTAAAGACCGGTCAGAATCTGATAATCGGCATTCATGACCTGAATACCTTTTCTGAAATTGACTTTCTGAAACTGGACGGAAGCCCCATATCGGAGCGGCTTAAATATGTGAAGAAATCGGGCATCAATGAGATCATCGCCCAGTATATGACCATGATAGGCACCGACCCGTTGCAGACCACGCTCATCAGCTATTATCTTCTCTATGACCTTATGGTGGCTATCTCAAGGATTATTGATGAACTGGGTGGTGTTGTGCAGGAAGTAATTCCGTGCTTATCGAATAAAGCCCAACTTTTAGAGATGGCCGGTTCGAAAGAGACCTTCTGTGACGGGGTGAAGTCAATCCTCGATCCTTTCATAGATTTCAGGGATCAAAAAGCGGCTGGAAAATACTATGAAATGATTCAGAAGGCAAAGCAGCATATCAACCTGCACTTTGCCGACCAGGACATCTCCCTGCACTCGGTGGCCTCGATCGTCCATGTAAGCCCCAACCATTTCAGCACCATCTTCTCGCAGGAAACCGGTGAAACGTTCATTGAGTATCTTACCCGGGTCCGTATCAATACATCCAAGGAGCTGCTGTTGACGACATCGCACAGAAGTGCGGACATCGCCTACGAGGTTGGATTCGGCGACCCCCATTACTTCAGTTATATTTTCAAGAAACATACAGGCATTTCCCCCCGGGAGTTCAGGACCGGGAGCAAATGCCAGAGTTGA
- a CDS encoding sugar ABC transporter ATP-binding protein: MLSETILEMTDISKSFPGVKALDGVDFKLRKGEIHALMGENGAGKSTLIKVITGVYEKDAGLITLQGESIHFKTPEEAQNKGIGTVYQEIMLCPNLTVAENMFIGRSHTALVNWKQMNEKAAELLASLSIPASPTQELSSCSIAVQQMIAIARAVDMDCKILILDEPTSSLDEDEVHKLFALMRQLKERGVGIIFITHFLEQVYEISDMITVLRNGKLVGEYETSALSQFDLIAKMLGNELEDISKLKKHEPVASDSTTPVFECIGLSSSKGVRPFNFTIQKGEVNGFAGLLGSGRSESVRAIFAADKVTGGEVKIHGKRVKIKTPLQAIQHGIGYLPEDRKDDGIIADLSVRDNIILTLQVMKGFFKPLSLKQAQAFAQEYIEKLNIKTPTPNTPIKSLSGGNQQKVILARWLLTHPEYLILDEPTRGIDVGTKVEIQKLVLKLASEGMSLTFISSEIDEMLRTCSHLIVMKDRQIVAQLRGTELTENDVMNVIAQGGKNTCAK; the protein is encoded by the coding sequence TTGTTGTCAGAAACCATACTCGAAATGACGGATATCAGCAAATCATTTCCTGGAGTCAAAGCTCTGGATGGCGTGGACTTCAAGCTCCGAAAAGGTGAAATCCATGCGCTCATGGGCGAAAACGGAGCGGGCAAATCCACACTGATAAAAGTCATCACCGGAGTCTACGAAAAAGACGCCGGCCTCATCACATTGCAGGGAGAGTCCATCCACTTCAAGACGCCCGAAGAAGCGCAGAACAAGGGAATAGGCACCGTCTATCAGGAGATAATGCTGTGTCCGAATTTGACCGTGGCAGAGAATATGTTCATCGGCCGCAGTCACACAGCCCTCGTCAATTGGAAGCAGATGAACGAAAAGGCAGCCGAGCTGCTTGCATCACTGAGTATTCCTGCAAGTCCCACCCAGGAACTTTCCAGTTGTTCGATCGCCGTACAGCAGATGATTGCAATCGCCCGTGCAGTCGACATGGACTGTAAAATCCTCATACTCGACGAGCCCACCTCCTCGCTGGATGAAGACGAAGTACATAAACTCTTCGCCCTCATGCGTCAGCTCAAAGAGCGGGGCGTAGGAATCATCTTCATCACGCACTTTCTCGAGCAGGTATACGAAATCAGTGACATGATCACCGTACTGCGCAACGGAAAGCTGGTAGGCGAATATGAAACATCCGCGCTCTCCCAATTCGACCTCATCGCAAAGATGCTGGGCAATGAACTTGAGGATATCAGCAAGCTTAAGAAACATGAACCGGTGGCATCGGACTCCACCACCCCGGTCTTCGAATGCATCGGTCTTTCAAGTTCCAAAGGAGTCAGACCGTTCAATTTCACCATACAGAAAGGTGAAGTAAACGGATTCGCCGGACTACTCGGATCAGGACGCAGTGAAAGTGTGCGAGCCATCTTCGCTGCAGACAAGGTAACAGGCGGTGAAGTGAAAATCCATGGCAAGCGGGTGAAAATCAAAACACCGCTTCAGGCCATACAACACGGAATAGGATACCTTCCCGAGGACCGCAAGGACGACGGCATCATCGCCGACCTGTCGGTACGGGACAACATCATTCTCACGCTGCAGGTCATGAAAGGCTTCTTCAAACCCCTTTCACTGAAGCAGGCGCAGGCATTCGCCCAAGAGTACATTGAGAAGTTGAACATCAAGACTCCGACTCCCAACACCCCCATCAAATCCCTCTCGGGAGGCAACCAGCAGAAAGTCATTCTGGCCAGGTGGCTGCTAACCCACCCCGAGTACCTGATTTTGGATGAACCGACCCGGGGAATCGACGTTGGAACCAAGGTCGAGATTCAGAAACTGGTACTGAAGCTTGCATCTGAAGGGATGAGTTTGACCTTCATCTCCTCGGAGATCGACGAGATGCTCAGAACCTGCTCGCACTTGATAGTCATGAAAGACCGTCAAATTGTAGCTCAGCTCAGAGGAACGGAATTGACGGAAAACGATGTAATGAACGTGATAGCCCAAGGGGGAAAGAACACATGCGCAAAGTAA
- a CDS encoding ABC transporter substrate-binding protein has protein sequence MGFSQIGAESAWRTCNTRSVQDAAAAQGVQLVYDNAEQKQENQIKAIRSFIAYQVDVIVFVPIVTDGWDNVLQEARDAGIPVLVTDRKIEVADPSLYAGFIGTDSLKEGRNAGQFVLDTFSEKRKRFEQTKEPITIVELFGTEGSSVANGRAEGFREVLASHPEFQIIYSKSGDFLRSKGYELAVEFLDMYEDIDVIFSHNDGMTLGAIEAMEERGIRPGKDIVIVTIDAQQAAIDALREGKVNCVIECNPKTGPEIIRLAERLAAGQYIPRLQYVHEEVFYETDDLSLIEPRGY, from the coding sequence GTGGGTTTTTCGCAGATTGGTGCTGAAAGTGCCTGGAGAACATGCAACACCCGCTCGGTGCAGGATGCCGCAGCTGCACAGGGGGTGCAGCTGGTGTATGACAATGCTGAACAGAAACAGGAGAACCAGATTAAGGCGATACGCTCTTTCATTGCGTATCAAGTCGATGTAATCGTATTCGTTCCGATCGTCACCGATGGCTGGGATAATGTATTGCAGGAAGCCCGCGACGCCGGGATTCCTGTCCTGGTTACAGACCGAAAGATCGAAGTGGCAGACCCCTCGCTCTATGCCGGCTTCATCGGTACCGACAGCTTGAAGGAGGGCCGGAATGCCGGGCAATTCGTATTGGATACATTTTCAGAGAAGCGTAAGCGTTTCGAGCAAACCAAAGAACCCATTACCATCGTGGAATTATTCGGGACGGAAGGTTCTTCGGTGGCAAATGGAAGGGCGGAAGGCTTCAGGGAAGTGCTTGCGTCGCATCCGGAGTTTCAAATCATCTACAGCAAATCAGGTGACTTTCTCCGCTCCAAAGGGTACGAACTTGCTGTTGAGTTTCTGGATATGTATGAAGACATCGACGTGATATTCTCCCACAATGACGGCATGACCCTTGGGGCGATCGAGGCGATGGAAGAGAGAGGGATTCGTCCTGGAAAGGATATCGTCATTGTTACCATAGATGCTCAGCAGGCAGCCATCGATGCACTGCGGGAAGGAAAGGTGAATTGTGTCATCGAATGCAATCCCAAGACCGGTCCGGAAATCATCAGGCTGGCTGAAAGGTTGGCGGCTGGTCAATACATCCCACGACTCCAATACGTACATGAAGAAGTGTTTTATGAAACCGATGACCTTTCGCTCATAGAACCGCGTGGGTATTGA
- a CDS encoding ABC transporter permease: MRKVIKNVSHLVLPLSVLTLLVIINLIKGADYFYITMVNGALYGNIPNILFGASELVILSIGMTLVTAASRGQDISIGETATITSAVFVLYVLQAQEVTLLTIVIGFLLSCVAGLLLGAFNGTLVSVFKVQPMVASLILFTGGRSIAFMIDGKLSPILANDLSNKIGTVIPGVPIQTPIILTVLFIVFVAVVFKTTTLRLYVESVGINPNAARLNGINPKKIIFITFLIMGFCSAVAGFIAVNKAGRHDSVNLLKLIMMDAILAVAIGGNSLGGGKFSISGSVIGAYTIEMLNRTLLRLEIDPAMIKVFKAVFIIILMVVASPVVRLYISRTMDKIRAWRSAAGRAPIPTTRAAGKKEQ; the protein is encoded by the coding sequence ATGCGCAAAGTAATAAAGAACGTTTCCCACCTGGTGCTTCCCCTATCGGTGTTGACGCTGCTGGTCATCATCAATCTGATAAAGGGTGCCGACTACTTTTACATAACCATGGTGAACGGAGCCCTGTACGGGAACATCCCGAACATCCTCTTCGGAGCCTCGGAGCTGGTCATCCTCTCCATAGGCATGACACTGGTTACCGCCGCTTCAAGAGGACAGGACATCAGCATCGGGGAGACAGCCACCATAACCTCAGCGGTATTCGTGCTCTATGTCCTGCAGGCACAAGAGGTCACCCTGCTTACGATAGTAATTGGCTTTCTCCTCAGTTGTGTTGCAGGCTTGCTTCTTGGAGCATTCAACGGCACCTTGGTTTCGGTATTCAAGGTTCAGCCGATGGTTGCATCGCTCATCCTCTTTACCGGCGGCAGGTCCATAGCCTTCATGATCGACGGCAAGCTGTCCCCCATCCTGGCCAATGACCTGTCGAACAAAATCGGTACGGTCATACCAGGCGTGCCGATACAGACTCCCATCATCCTGACGGTCCTCTTCATCGTGTTTGTTGCAGTGGTGTTCAAGACTACAACGCTCAGGCTCTATGTGGAGAGTGTGGGCATCAACCCGAATGCGGCACGACTGAACGGCATCAACCCCAAGAAAATCATATTCATAACCTTCTTGATCATGGGATTCTGCAGCGCAGTTGCCGGCTTCATCGCAGTGAACAAGGCAGGCCGCCATGACAGCGTCAACCTGCTCAAGCTCATCATGATGGATGCAATCCTCGCCGTGGCCATAGGCGGGAACTCATTGGGCGGTGGAAAGTTCAGCATCAGCGGTTCGGTCATCGGGGCGTATACGATAGAGATGCTCAACCGGACGCTGCTGAGGCTGGAGATAGACCCGGCGATGATCAAGGTCTTCAAGGCGGTCTTCATCATCATTCTCATGGTGGTTGCATCACCGGTGGTCCGCTTGTACATCAGCAGAACCATGGACAAGATCCGAGCTTGGAGAAGTGCTGCAGGCAGAGCACCCATTCCCACCACGAGAGCTGCAGGGAAGAAGGAGCAATAG
- a CDS encoding sensor histidine kinase, producing MKHQISMVDKIFSVFKSRSIKERIKLSYVIIILLMITPPVITIFSFVVQMVRYDLIITNVSKTNRLNQTVKMDISNEVWDIVAGNKKFEEGRQYDIIDGINESLDDIMRTTEERENRQMLEVAGRAVDTLRRNVDRLGSQMANQSLVSANEEMLDEIRGVSALISDILQDFIVRVIESATITNEHHKRITFVLTVIQIFTVVFVAIFAVFTQRSVTASINDPIKRLDDLSKRIAEGDFTVRVKLPQVSELDGLTDNLNIMAVKIQELIAENVREQQNLQKSEMKALQAQITPHFLYNTFDTIVWLAEEKKNDQVIDITRAFSSFFRISLNKGKDYLTVSEEFEHVKSYLTIQKIRYRDILDYEIEYEPEMASCQILKLVLQPLVENALYHGIKNKRGRGFLSVKGWRENNRLCFSVQDNGIGMTEEKLANINQQINGSADPEDLNNVYGLYNVNKRLELYYDASTKLEITSRYQEGTTVYFSVPEVGFNV from the coding sequence ATGAAGCACCAGATTTCCATGGTCGATAAGATTTTCTCAGTGTTTAAAAGCAGGAGCATTAAAGAGAGGATCAAGCTCTCCTACGTGATCATAATCCTTTTGATGATAACCCCACCGGTTATCACCATCTTCTCGTTTGTTGTCCAGATGGTTCGCTATGACCTCATCATTACCAATGTCAGCAAGACAAACCGTCTCAATCAAACGGTAAAAATGGATATCTCCAATGAGGTATGGGATATTGTAGCAGGAAACAAGAAATTCGAAGAAGGTCGGCAGTACGACATCATCGACGGAATCAACGAAAGCCTGGATGACATCATGAGAACGACCGAAGAACGGGAAAACAGGCAGATGCTTGAGGTCGCCGGTCGTGCCGTCGATACGCTCAGGCGCAATGTCGATCGGTTGGGAAGCCAGATGGCGAACCAGTCCCTGGTGAGTGCGAATGAGGAAATGCTCGATGAAATCCGAGGCGTGTCCGCCCTCATCTCCGACATCCTCCAGGATTTTATCGTACGCGTAATCGAGTCGGCAACAATAACAAACGAGCATCACAAGCGCATTACATTCGTCCTGACCGTCATTCAGATTTTTACCGTGGTGTTTGTTGCAATCTTCGCTGTTTTTACCCAGCGTTCGGTGACCGCCAGCATCAACGACCCGATTAAAAGGCTTGATGACCTGTCAAAGAGAATTGCCGAGGGGGATTTTACGGTCAGGGTGAAACTTCCTCAGGTAAGCGAGCTTGACGGACTGACCGACAACCTGAACATCATGGCTGTCAAAATCCAAGAGTTGATCGCAGAGAATGTGAGGGAACAGCAAAACCTGCAGAAATCGGAGATGAAAGCCCTCCAGGCCCAGATCACCCCCCATTTCCTCTATAACACATTCGATACCATAGTCTGGCTAGCCGAAGAGAAGAAGAATGACCAGGTCATTGATATAACACGCGCCTTCTCAAGTTTCTTCAGGATATCTCTGAACAAGGGAAAGGATTATCTGACGGTCAGCGAGGAATTTGAGCATGTGAAAAGCTATCTGACCATTCAGAAGATACGATACAGGGATATTTTGGATTATGAGATTGAGTACGAACCTGAAATGGCAAGCTGCCAAATCTTGAAACTCGTGCTGCAGCCTCTTGTTGAAAACGCCTTGTACCACGGGATCAAGAATAAGCGGGGTCGAGGATTCTTGTCGGTGAAAGGCTGGCGTGAAAACAATCGCCTGTGTTTCTCAGTCCAGGACAACGGGATAGGAATGACCGAAGAGAAACTTGCAAACATCAACCAGCAGATCAACGGCTCTGCTGATCCCGAGGATCTGAACAATGTCTATGGATTGTATAATGTTAACAAGAGGCTGGAGCTGTATTATGATGCAAGCACGAAGCTGGAAATAACAAGTCGGTATCAAGAGGGTACTACTGTGTATTTCAGCGTACCTGAGGTTGGATTCAATGTATAA